From Nicotiana tabacum cultivar K326 chromosome 22, ASM71507v2, whole genome shotgun sequence, one genomic window encodes:
- the LOC107767310 gene encoding putative CCR4-associated factor 1 homolog 7 translates to MSLLPKSDSIHIREVWSDNLEQEFDLIREIVDEYPYIAMDTEFPGVVLRPVGNFKNSNDYHYQTLKDNVDLLKLIQLGLTFSDENGNLPKCGTDKYYIWQFNFCDFNPNEDVYANDSIELLRQSGIDFKKNIEKGIDAKRFGELLMSSGIVLNDTVYWVTFHSGYDFGYLLKILTCQDLPDTQAGFFNLINMYFPVVFDIKHLMKFCNSLHGGLNKLAELLEVERVGVCHQAGSDSLLTACTFRKLKENFFSGSMEKYAGVLYGLGVVENGQNVH, encoded by the coding sequence ATGTCGCTTTTACCCAAAAGCGATTCGATTCACATTCGAGAAGTATGGAGTGACAATCTGGAACAAGAGTTCGATTTAATCCGAGAAATCGTCGATGAGTATCCGTACATTGCAATGGATACGGAGTTTCCAGGAGTTGTTCTCCGACCTGTCGGGAATTTCAAGAACAGCAAcgattatcattaccaaaccctAAAGGATAACGTGGATTTGTTGAAGTTAATTCAGTTGGGGTTAACATTCTCTGATGAAAATGGGAATTTACCAAAGTGTGGTACTGATAAATACTACATTTGGCAGTTTAATTTCTGTGATTTTAATCCAAATGAGGATGTTTATGCTAATGACTCAATTGAGTTGTTGAGGCAGAGTGGCATTGATTTCAAGAAGAATATCGAAAAGGGTATCGATGCGAAGCGATTTGGTGAGCTTTTAATGTCTTCAGGGATTGTGCTAAATGATACTGTATATTGGGTTACATTTCATAGTGGTTATGATTTTGGCTACTTGTTGAAAATCTTGACTTGTCAGGATTTGCCTGATACTCAAGCAGGCTtctttaacttaatcaacatgtATTTTCCTGTGGTTTTCGATATTAAGCATTTGATGAAGTTCTGTAATAGTCTTCATGGTGGATTGAACAAGCTTGCTGAGCTTTTGGAGGTTGAGAGAGTTGGTGTTTGCCATCAGGCCGGTTCGGATAGCTTGCTTACAGCTTGTACTTttaggaagttgaaagaaaacTTCTTTAGTGGATCAATGGAGAAGTATGCCGGTGTCTTGTATGGTCTAGGTGTTGTTGAGAATGGACAGAATGtccattga